A stretch of the Mesorhizobium sp. Pch-S genome encodes the following:
- the hutI gene encoding imidazolonepropionase: protein MAEEEKGRAGASRIWRNARLATLAENAAGLGEIEHGAIVAIDGRIVYAGPEKDMPAAPVGAEVIDCEGRWITPGLIDCHTHLVHAGNRANEFEMRLAGATYEEVARAGGGIVSSVKALRAASEDELVAQTLPRLDALMAEGVTTIEVKSGYGLDLDNEKKSLRAARRLGVERPVTVRTTFLGAHALPPEANGDKDAYIDLVAKSMLPAIAAEGLADAVDGFCEGIAFSPEQIARVFDAAKAAGLPVKLHADQLSNLNGAALAASYGALSTDHLEYTDEAGAAAMAKAGTVAGILPGAYYFIRETRKPPIALFRQYGVKMAVATDNNPGTSPLTSLLFTMNMAATLFAMTVQECIAGTTREAARALGLLGETGTLEAGKWADLAIWDIERPAELVYRMGFNPLHARIWRGQ from the coding sequence ATGGCTGAGGAGGAGAAAGGCCGGGCAGGGGCAAGCCGCATCTGGCGCAATGCGCGCCTGGCGACGCTGGCTGAAAATGCTGCCGGTCTTGGTGAAATCGAGCATGGCGCCATCGTGGCGATCGATGGCCGTATTGTCTATGCAGGCCCCGAAAAGGACATGCCGGCTGCGCCGGTGGGTGCCGAGGTCATTGACTGCGAAGGTCGCTGGATCACGCCCGGCCTGATCGACTGCCACACGCATCTGGTTCACGCCGGCAATCGAGCCAACGAGTTCGAAATGCGGCTGGCCGGCGCTACCTATGAAGAGGTCGCGCGTGCCGGTGGCGGCATCGTCTCGTCGGTTAAGGCACTGCGCGCAGCGAGCGAAGATGAACTCGTTGCCCAGACGCTGCCGCGTCTCGATGCGTTGATGGCCGAAGGCGTCACCACGATCGAAGTGAAATCGGGTTATGGCCTCGATCTCGACAATGAGAAAAAGTCCTTGAGGGCTGCACGTCGCCTCGGTGTCGAGCGCCCGGTCACGGTGCGCACGACCTTTCTGGGCGCCCATGCCCTGCCGCCGGAAGCCAACGGTGACAAGGATGCCTATATCGACCTGGTGGCAAAGTCGATGCTGCCGGCCATTGCCGCTGAAGGGCTTGCGGATGCGGTCGACGGCTTCTGCGAAGGCATTGCCTTCTCTCCCGAACAGATCGCGCGCGTCTTTGATGCAGCGAAGGCGGCTGGCCTGCCAGTGAAGCTGCATGCAGACCAGCTTTCCAATCTGAACGGCGCCGCACTTGCCGCAAGCTATGGCGCGCTGTCGACCGATCACCTCGAATACACCGATGAGGCTGGCGCTGCAGCGATGGCGAAGGCCGGCACCGTCGCCGGTATCCTGCCCGGCGCCTACTATTTCATCCGTGAGACCCGGAAGCCGCCGATCGCGCTGTTTCGTCAGTACGGCGTGAAGATGGCGGTGGCCACCGACAACAATCCCGGCACCTCGCCGCTGACCTCGCTGCTGTTCACCATGAACATGGCGGCAACACTGTTCGCCATGACCGTGCAGGAGTGCATCGCCGGCACGACCCGCGAGGCAGCGCGCGCGCTCGGATTGCTTGGCGAGACCGGCACGCTGGAAGCCGGGAAATGGGCCGACCTCGCCATCTGGGACATCGAGCGGCCGGCAGAACTTGTTTATCGCATGGGCTTCAATCCGCTCCATGCCCGTATCTGGAGGGGACAATGA
- a CDS encoding formimidoylglutamate deiminase, producing MTAIFAEQAFLNDGWRKNVRLAVANGALISVEADAFIQPGDERHAIIVPGMPNLHSHAFQRGMAGLAETRGPGADSFWSWREVMYRFALSMTPEDVEAVAAQLYVEMVEAGFSRVGEFHYLHHDRDGRPYANIAEMAERIAAAAKATGIGLTLLPVFYAHSGFGGGAPNEGQRRFINDLNGFSRLLEKSKQAVAGLDRAVVGVAPHSLRAATPEELSVVAGLAPEAPVHIHIAEQVKEVEDCVVWSGKRPVEWLLENQAVDHRWCLIHATHMTDDETIAMAKSGAIAGLCPITEANLGDGTFSAPLFSSHGGRYGVGSDSNVLIGVADELRQLEYSQRIFHRARNVLAAPGQSNGENLFTQSLKGGNVALGVEAAGLAAGAPADFVSLDANHPSLAGKSGNAILDTWIFAGGTRVDCAWVHGRKLVENGRHFAREPIAERFRTVMMRLSAG from the coding sequence GTGACGGCGATTTTTGCGGAACAGGCTTTTCTGAACGACGGCTGGCGCAAGAATGTGCGTCTCGCAGTCGCCAATGGCGCGCTGATTTCCGTTGAAGCCGATGCCTTCATTCAACCCGGCGACGAACGGCACGCCATCATTGTTCCTGGCATGCCCAACCTGCACAGCCACGCCTTCCAGCGCGGCATGGCAGGTCTTGCCGAAACGCGTGGCCCCGGCGCTGATTCATTCTGGAGCTGGCGCGAGGTGATGTATCGCTTCGCCCTGTCGATGACGCCAGAAGACGTCGAGGCAGTCGCCGCTCAACTCTATGTCGAGATGGTTGAGGCCGGATTTTCGCGGGTCGGCGAATTCCACTATCTGCATCACGATCGGGACGGCAGGCCTTACGCCAACATCGCCGAAATGGCCGAGCGCATCGCGGCTGCGGCCAAGGCGACCGGCATTGGACTCACACTGCTGCCGGTGTTCTATGCGCATTCGGGCTTCGGCGGCGGCGCACCGAACGAGGGCCAGCGCCGCTTCATCAATGATCTGAACGGGTTCTCAAGGCTTCTCGAGAAATCGAAGCAAGCAGTGGCCGGACTAGACCGTGCAGTCGTCGGTGTCGCGCCACACAGTCTGCGCGCTGCCACGCCGGAAGAATTGTCGGTTGTCGCCGGGCTCGCGCCAGAGGCGCCGGTCCACATCCACATCGCCGAACAGGTGAAAGAGGTGGAGGATTGTGTCGTCTGGTCCGGCAAACGGCCGGTGGAATGGCTGCTGGAGAACCAGGCCGTCGACCACCGCTGGTGCCTTATCCACGCCACCCACATGACGGATGATGAGACGATCGCCATGGCAAAGTCCGGCGCGATCGCCGGCCTGTGCCCGATCACCGAAGCCAATCTTGGGGACGGTACCTTCTCCGCCCCGCTGTTTTCGAGCCATGGCGGCCGTTACGGGGTCGGTTCGGACTCCAACGTGTTGATCGGGGTCGCAGACGAACTGCGCCAGCTCGAATATTCGCAGCGCATTTTCCACCGTGCCCGCAACGTGCTGGCGGCGCCCGGCCAGTCCAACGGCGAAAACCTGTTCACGCAGTCCCTTAAGGGTGGAAACGTGGCTCTCGGCGTTGAAGCAGCCGGCCTTGCGGCCGGCGCACCGGCCGATTTCGTTTCACTCGATGCCAACCACCCCTCGCTGGCCGGAAAATCCGGCAACGCGATCCTCGACACCTGGATCTTCGCTGGCGGTACGCGCGTCGACTGCGCGTGGGTGCATGGCCGCAAGCTGGTGGAAAATGGCCGCCATTTCGCGCGCGAACCCATTGCCGAACGCTTCCGGACGGTGATGATGCGGTTGTCGGCCGGCTAA